The genome window GCGACGATAGATGCCGCTGACGACCTCCTGCCAAGTATCGCTGCCTGCAGGCGAAAAGCGGACGCCCATCCGGTAGCAGTCTTCATTTTCAAAAGTGAATGCGGTGCGCTGTCTGCCGCGCGGCGAAGTCTTCATCAGCACGAGTTCATTGCCGTTCCACGCGCCGGAAGCCGGCATGGGCGGCGCAAAACCTGCGGTATCGAACTGGTAGAGTTTGTAGCTCTGGTCCGATGCATCGAAGCCGAAAACATTTCGGGCCTCGAACGAAACTGCACCATCGCGCGTCTGGCGATAGCGCTGTTCGAGGAAAAACCCGCCGAACAGCGTCTCGCCGGAAAGCTCCGCACTGGCCTTGCCTTCACTCGTCCACGCCGACCCCGCGATGCACTCCTCCCCTTCCCATGCGCCGGCGAAGGCGTTGAGACGGAAATGAGCAGCGGAGGGCGTGGACTGGAAGGCCATGATCGTTCTCAGCCGTTGATCGCCGCGACGATCTTCTTGGCCGCATCGTCCAGGTCGTCAGCCGCCGTGATCGCCAGACCCGACTCGTTCAGGATCTTCTTGCCGAGCTCGACATTGGTGCCTTCAAGGCGCACGACGAGCGGAACCTTGAGGCCGACTTCCTTGACCGCGGCAATCACGCCCTCGGCAATGACATCGCACTTCATGATGCCGCCGAAGATGTTGACGAGAATGCCTTCGACCTTGGGGTCTGCGGTGATGATCTTGAAAGCCGCAGCAACCTTCTCCTTGCCGGCGCCGCCGCCGACGTCGCAGAAGTTAGCCGGCTCCTTACCGTAGAGCTTGATGATATCCATGGTCGCCATGGCAAGACCGGCACCGTTGACCATGCAGCCGATATTGCCGTCGAGCGCGACGTAGGCGAGGTCCCACTTCGAGGCCTCGATTTCCTTGGCGTCTTCTTCGGTCTCGTCGCGCAGAAGCTTGACGTCGTCGTGGCGGAAGAGCGCATTGCCGTCGAAGGACATCTTCGCGTCGAGAACGCGCAGATGTCCATCCTTCATGACGATCAGCGGATTGACCTCGAGCAGCGCCATGTCCTTCTCGTTGAAGGCCTTGTACAATGCCGGGAAGAGCGACTTGGCGTCTTCGGCGGCAGCACCCTCGAGCTGCAGAGCCTTGGAGATCGTGGCAATGTCGGCAGCCGTCACGCCGGCTTCCGGATCGATGGCGATCGTCTGGATCTTCTCGGGCGTGTCGTGGGCGACAGCTTCGATGTCCATGCCGCCTTCGGTGGACACCACGAAAGCCACACGACCGACCGAGCGGTC of Rhizobium sp. BT04 contains these proteins:
- a CDS encoding DUF1579 family protein, which encodes MAFQSTPSAAHFRLNAFAGAWEGEECIAGSAWTSEGKASAELSGETLFGGFFLEQRYRQTRDGAVSFEARNVFGFDASDQSYKLYQFDTAGFAPPMPASGAWNGNELVLMKTSPRGRQRTAFTFENEDCYRMGVRFSPAGSDTWQEVVSGIYRRTSPTSSNLS
- the sucC gene encoding ADP-forming succinate--CoA ligase subunit beta, which codes for MNIHEYQAKALLKGYGAPVAEGVAILKVEEAEAAAKSLPGPLYVVKSQIHAGGRGKGKFKELSPEAKGGVRLAKSIDEVVSHAKEMLGHTLVTAQTGEAGKQVNRLYIEDGADIARELYCSLLVDRSVGRVAFVVSTEGGMDIEAVAHDTPEKIQTIAIDPEAGVTAADIATISKALQLEGAAAEDAKSLFPALYKAFNEKDMALLEVNPLIVMKDGHLRVLDAKMSFDGNALFRHDDVKLLRDETEEDAKEIEASKWDLAYVALDGNIGCMVNGAGLAMATMDIIKLYGKEPANFCDVGGGAGKEKVAAAFKIITADPKVEGILVNIFGGIMKCDVIAEGVIAAVKEVGLKVPLVVRLEGTNVELGKKILNESGLAITAADDLDDAAKKIVAAING